A stretch of DNA from Fimbriimonadia bacterium:
CACGGACAATAGCCCTGCCCAGCGCCACACGCTGCCGCTGACCTCCCGACAGCTCGCGCGGACGCCGCCGTAACAGGTCGGCGAGCCCCAACATCTCTGCTGCGTCCCTCACGCGTGCGTCTATGCTCTGCCTCCGCCTTCGGGCCTCCGCCAGGTGGGTCCACTGCCAGAACACGCCCTTCAGCTGCCGCAGCTTCAGCCCGAACGCGATGTTGTCGTAAACATTCATATGGGGGTACAGAGCGTAGTTCTGGAACACCATCGCGATATCGCGATCCTTTGGAGGAACGTCGTTGACGACGACATCGCCGATACGGATCTCGCCCGAGGTCACCTCCTCGAGGCCGGCAACCATCCGTAGCGCAGTCGTCTTTCCGCAGCCGGACGGGCCGACGAGGACCATGAACTCCTTGTCCTTCACCTCTAGGCTAAGCGAGTCTACGGCAGTGATGTTCTTGAAGCGTTTTGTGGTCTCGTGAAAAGTTACTCCCGCCAAGCGGACCTCCGGGATGCCTGCATTATGTATCCAACCGCTTTCGGAGTGTCAAGTACAACGGTCCAGGTGCGAAGCCCTCCGAACCCAGTACTCTCGTCACTGCCGTCTATGACGGGCGTCATATACATCGAAGGCACACTTCTCGTATTTCTGAGTTGAGACAAAAGTACCCTGATGATTGACACAGGGTAATCGAAAGGCGCCCACACGACGGTGTAGGTAGCAAGGTTCGATTGCTTTCGCTCGATTGACGGTCTAACCGGAGTACGGATATAATCTGAGGTAGAAAGCTGCGTATATGTCCCGAGCCACCCGTACACCAGACAAGCAAGCTTCCGTTTCCAAGCCGACGTACAACACCGATTCGCCTGTGGTGGCCATCGTCGGGAACCCGAATGTGGGCAAGAGCGTGCTCTTCAACCGGCTGACCGGCGCCTACGTTACGGTGTCCAATTACCCGGGGACCACGGTGGAAGTGTGTCGCGGCTGTTGCCGTCTGGGGGGGCGCACGATCGTGGTTTTCGACACGCCGGGGATGTACGGCCTGTGCCCTTGCACCGAGGAAGAGCGTGTAGCGCGCCGGCTACTCGCGGAGGGCAAGCCCGATCTGCTGCTCCATGTGGTGGACGTGAAAAACCTGAAGCGAATGCTCCCGCTCACCTTTCAGCTCGTCGAAGCAGGTTTCAAGGTCGTACTAGTGTTGAACATGATGGACGAATTGGAGAAGACGGGGATGCGCGTGGACGTCGAGGGACTGCGAGCGAAGTTGGGGATTCCCGTAGTGCCTACATCGTGCCTCCACGGGCGAGGGCTGTGTGCACTGCAAGAAGAGATAGATGCCCACCTCGCTTCCTAGTGGTACCATCACCTATGCGCCTCGTGTAGAGGCCGCAGCCGATTCCATCCAAGCACTTCTTCGCGCCGACTACGGCCTCTCGCACCGTGCGGTAGCTCTCTTGGCTCTACAGGGCGACCAAGAGGTTCTGGCGTGGATCGAGTCTCAAGAGGGGGCGAAGACCGCAGAGCAGGTCCGCGAATATGTCCGAAGCGCGGCGGACGGAGCCGAGGCGCCCGGGTTCCTGATTCACACGCAACTTCAGGATTGGGTCGCCGACTTGGTGGACGATGCCACCACTGGCACTCCCGACCCCCAGACAGGGTTCGCCGACCGTCTCGGCCAGCTCTGTACCTCACCGATCACCGGCATCCCTATTGCCCTGATCGTCGTGTACTTCGCTTTGTACCAGTTCGTCGGCATCTTCGGTGGAGGTACGTTGGTCGGGTGGCTGGAAGAGGGGTTATTCGGTAACTACATCAATCCCTGGGTCACGCGTGTCTTCGAGACCTTCGTGCCCTGGGAGGCGGTGCGAGAGCTTTTCGTCGGGGAGTACGGCGTATTCACGCTGGGTGTCACCTATGCCGTTGCGTTGATCCTGCCGATCGTCGGCTGCTTCTTCCTAGCCTTTGCGATACTGGAGGACTCGGGTTACCTGCCGCGTCTCGCCATGCTCCTAGATCGCTTGTTTAAGCTGATCGGTCTCAACGGCCGAGCGGTGATCCCCATCGTGCTCGGCTTCGGCTGCGACACGATGGCCACCATCACCACCCGTATCCTGGAGACGCGTCGAGAGCGCGTGATCGCCACCTTTCTGCTTAGCTTGACCATTCCGTGTGCCGCGCAACTCGGTGTGATCATGGCTCTGCTGAGCACTCGAACGGCCGAGGGCTATCTATTGGGAGTGCCCATTCGGACGGGAGCGCTCGTCTGGGGAGGCGTGTTGTTCCTCATCTTCACGATCGCCGGGCTGCTCGCTGCTCGGGTCACTCCGGGCTCCCTCACCCCCTTCGTGCTCGAGCTGCCTCCCATGCGTCCGCCGCGACTCGCCAACGTACTCGCGAAGACCCTATCTCGCTTGCACTGGTACTTCCTCGAAGTGTTTCCGCTGTTCGTGTATGCCAGCGTGATGATCTGGATCGGCTTGATGACCGGTCTGTTCGACCGGGCTATCGCACTGCTCGAGCCCATCGTGAGGTTTGTCGGCCTTCCGAGCGAAGCGGCGGAGGCGTTCATGTTCGGCTTCTTCCGCCGCGACTACGGTGCTGCGGGCCTGATGAAGACAGCGGACAGCCTCTCCGGTGCAGACCTCGTCACGGCCGCTGTGGTCCTGACGCTGTTCCTTCCGTGCATAGCGCAATTCCTCGTCGTGTGGAAGGAGCGAGGATGGCGCATGGCGTTCGGCATCGGAGCCATCACCTTCACCAGTGCTATCTTGGTGGGTGCGCTATTGTCGCGCCTCCTTGCATGGTCGGGGTTGCCACTGTGATCTGCGGGAACTGCGGACGGGGCTTCTCGGACCGACAAGCGGAGACCGCCTGCCACGGCTGCGGCCACTTCGGTGGTTGCCACCTAGTCAAGTGCCCGTACTGCGGCTACGAACAGCCTCAAGAGCCCGCGTGGGTCGGCAAGTTGCGGGAGCTCCTCTCGCGAGCAGGACTCGGCTCCAGGACGCCGCGCAGGGACGCAGAAGATTAGGCGAATGCGCTTGGACGAGTTGCCCACCGGCCGGACGGCCCGCGTGGTGCGGGTGAGCGATGAAGGTGGTCACTGGCGGAAGCTGATGGCTTTCGGGATACGTGCCGGGACAGTGCTTCGTGTGGACCAGAGATTCCCGTCTCTCGTCGTGCAGGTTGGGCACACGCGTGTAGCCCTCGACTTCAGCGCCGCAGCACTCGTAGAGATCGAGCCTACTAGCTAGCCCGGAGCCTCCAGCGACCTTCGGTATACTCCCTGCCATGTTGGATCGTGCTTTGGTTCGCGAAGATCCCGAGCGAGTGCGCCGGGGTCATGCACGCAAGCGCATGGAAGCGCCCCTCGACGAGTTCCTGGCCGCAGACGCCGAGTGGCGCCGAGTGAAGACTGAGGTGGACACCATGCGCGCCGAGTTGCAGAAGGCGAGCAAGCAGATCGGTGCCATGAAGGCTCGCGGTGAGGATGCCTCGGAGGCCATCGAGCGAACTAAGTCCCTCGGCGACTCGATCGCAGCAAGCGAGCAGAGGGTGCGTGAACTCGAAGCCCGCACACATGAGCTCGAGCTGCTACTACCCAATCTGCCCAGCGACACTACGCCGGATGGCCAGGGCGAGCAGGACAACGTCATTGTGTCCGAGTTCGGGGAAAAACCCCGCTTCGACTTCGAGCCCTTGCCCCACTGGGACCTGTGCGAAAAGAACGGGATGCTGGACTTCCCGCGAGGCGCAAAGCTTGCAGGAAGCGGGTTCATCCTTTACACGGGCTGGGGTGCGCGGCTGGAGTGGGCGCTGCTCAGCTACATGCTGGACATGCACACGAAGCGTCACGGGTACCGCGAGATCTTCGTGCCGTTCGTTGTCAACCGCGCGGCGATGACGGGTACCGGACAGCTTCCCAAGTTCGAGTTCGACATGTATCGGCTCCCCGATGACGACCTGTTCCTGGTGCCGACCGCCGAAGTGCCACTTACCAACGTGTATCAGGGAGAGATACTAACAGCGGACGCGCTACCTACCAAGCTGTGTGCCTATTCCGCTTGCTTCCGACGAGAAGCCGGTGCAGCAGGCAAAGACACTCGTGGACTGCTGAGAGTTCATCAGTTCAACAAGGTGGAACTCGTGAAGTTCACTAAGCCGGAGGACTCATATATCGAGTTGGAGAGCCTGGTGAACGATGCGCGAGCAGTATTGGAGGGCTTGGATCTGCACTTCCGCACAACACTCCTGTGCGCGCCAGAGCTGGGTTTCTCCAACGCACAGTGTTATGATCTGGAAGTGTGGGCGCCCGGGGTAGGAAAGTACCTCGAGGTCAGCTCTTGCAGCAACTTCGAGGCGTTTCAGGCGCGGCGGGCGCAGATACGCTTCCGCAGAGAGCAGGGCGCAAAGCCGGAGTACGTGCACACCCTGAACGCATCCGGTGTGGCGTGTCCGCGTCTCTTCGCCGCCTTCGTCGAAACACACCAACGACCCGACGGCTCCATCCACGTGCCCTCCGTCCTCCGCCCCTTCCTCGGCGTTGACCGAATTCCGGCAGGGTAGTCTCTGGGAGGCTTTTGGGAGTGCGGGAGCCGGTCGCGTTTTGTCCCGCTACCTCGTACAGTGCGGCCGGCCCTTCGCTCCAAAGGTACGCCCGCGTCAGCATCCGGCAGATGTTAGCATAACCGGTAGGGTCCTTGGCGAGTAGTGTGAGATGATGCACCTCCGGACCACCATATAACATGTCATAGGTGGTCGCTGGCACGACGCTAACTCCCCTCCCTCTCTCCGTTCTCGGGGAGGGGGTTGGGATGAGCCTCCCCCCGATGCCTCCGCCGCTTGCGGTGGAGGCTGTAGGTGCGGTTACTGACTCGGCATCTCTCGTAGGTTCGATCAGTGGCAATGAACAACACCCACCCCCGTCATGCTGAACCACCTCCTCGCGTTCTGCCATACCGTCATGCTGAGCCTGTCGAAGCATGACGCCGGATGCCGCCTCCGTAGCACCTGAAGGCGTGACGTGCTGCCTGCGAACGCATGCTTCGACGGGCTCAGCATGACGTTTGCTTCGACGGGCTCAGCATGACGGGACGTGCCGAACGATATCGTCTTCCGGTGCCACGTTCGCGGCTTACGGCTGCATGCTTCGACGGGCTCAGCATGACGTTGTCGGAAGTTGTGACGCGATGACGGTGTGGGTTGGAAGTTACCCATGTGCCCATCCGCCCTCGGATGGGCACAGCACTGCTACTCCGCCGCTGTGAGTGGCGACGAGGCCGGTCGCGCTACACGCTCCAGGTACCACGCATCGTGCGGGCGACCATCTGGCTCGCCTCGGCGTCGGCGCGGAAATCCTCCTTCACAGGGTCCCACTCCAGCCGCCTACCACCCAGTCGCAGGCAGATGTTGCCCAGATGGCACACCGACACCGACCGATGCCCATTTTCGCAGTCGCATATGGGCTGCTTCCGTGTGCGCATACACTCCACGAAATTGGCTGCGTGGTCGTTCGACACATACAGCCGTTCGGCGTTAGCAGGCAGGGGCTCTTCCAGCAGCTTCGGGTCGCTCGCGCGCAGCACCCCGCGACTCACGAATATCCACCCTTCGTCGCCCTCGAAGTGCACGCCGTTCTCGCCCTTATGACTGGTAACTAACTTGATGCCACCGGGATAGGTGTACGTCACCTCGAACTCCTGAAACGCATTGAAGCAGTTGTGGCCGAAGTGGCGCACGCCCACCGCCTCCACGGCAATCGGTCCCGAGCGGTCCGTACCCAGCCCCCACTGCGCGATGTCGTTGTGGTGTGCTCCCCAGTCGGTCATCATGCCGCCGGAATACTCCAACCAGTGCCGGAAGCTACCATGGGTGCGTTCAGGCACGTAGTCCGTGTAAGGTGCGGGCCCCAGCCACATGTTCCAGTCCAAATCCGTTGGTACCGGCTTGGTGACGAAGGGGCCGCCCGTCGCCCCACCGGGCAAGTGTGCTTCCACTCGCCGAATGTTGCCGATGCGCCCGTTCCGCACCAGCTCGCACGCCAGTCGGAACTGCCCATCGGAACGCTGCTGGCTCCCTGTCTGGAACACGGCGCCCGTCTGCTTCCAGATGCGCGTTATGCGCTTGCCCTCGTCTATGGTGAGGGTGAGCGGCTTCTCGCAGTACACGTCCTTGCCCGCGCGCATTGCCGCCGCACAGATGACGGCATGCCAGTGGTCTGGCGTGCCAATAACCACCGCATCTATGTCCTTGCGCTCCAGCAGCTCGCGGAAGTCCGAGTACATGGCACAATCGGGGCCGACGGACTGCGCCGCGTCGCGCATGTG
This window harbors:
- a CDS encoding 50S ribosome-binding GTPase; its protein translation is MSRATRTPDKQASVSKPTYNTDSPVVAIVGNPNVGKSVLFNRLTGAYVTVSNYPGTTVEVCRGCCRLGGRTIVVFDTPGMYGLCPCTEEERVARRLLAEGKPDLLLHVVDVKNLKRMLPLTFQLVEAGFKVVLVLNMMDELEKTGMRVDVEGLRAKLGIPVVPTSCLHGRGLCALQEEIDAHLAS
- a CDS encoding ferrous iron transporter B; this encodes MPTSLPSGTITYAPRVEAAADSIQALLRADYGLSHRAVALLALQGDQEVLAWIESQEGAKTAEQVREYVRSAADGAEAPGFLIHTQLQDWVADLVDDATTGTPDPQTGFADRLGQLCTSPITGIPIALIVVYFALYQFVGIFGGGTLVGWLEEGLFGNYINPWVTRVFETFVPWEAVRELFVGEYGVFTLGVTYAVALILPIVGCFFLAFAILEDSGYLPRLAMLLDRLFKLIGLNGRAVIPIVLGFGCDTMATITTRILETRRERVIATFLLSLTIPCAAQLGVIMALLSTRTAEGYLLGVPIRTGALVWGGVLFLIFTIAGLLAARVTPGSLTPFVLELPPMRPPRLANVLAKTLSRLHWYFLEVFPLFVYASVMIWIGLMTGLFDRAIALLEPIVRFVGLPSEAAEAFMFGFFRRDYGAAGLMKTADSLSGADLVTAAVVLTLFLPCIAQFLVVWKERGWRMAFGIGAITFTSAILVGALLSRLLAWSGLPL
- a CDS encoding ferrous iron transport protein A codes for the protein MRLDELPTGRTARVVRVSDEGGHWRKLMAFGIRAGTVLRVDQRFPSLVVQVGHTRVALDFSAAALVEIEPTS
- the serS gene encoding serine--tRNA ligase — its product is MLDRALVREDPERVRRGHARKRMEAPLDEFLAADAEWRRVKTEVDTMRAELQKASKQIGAMKARGEDASEAIERTKSLGDSIAASEQRVRELEARTHELELLLPNLPSDTTPDGQGEQDNVIVSEFGEKPRFDFEPLPHWDLCEKNGMLDFPRGAKLAGSGFILYTGWGARLEWALLSYMLDMHTKRHGYREIFVPFVVNRAAMTGTGQLPKFEFDMYRLPDDDLFLVPTAEVPLTNVYQGEILTADALPTKLCAYSACFRREAGAAGKDTRGLLRVHQFNKVELVKFTKPEDSYIELESLVNDARAVLEGLDLHFRTTLLCAPELGFSNAQCYDLEVWAPGVGKYLEVSSCSNFEAFQARRAQIRFRREQGAKPEYVHTLNASGVACPRLFAAFVETHQRPDGSIHVPSVLRPFLGVDRIPAG
- a CDS encoding Gfo/Idh/MocA family oxidoreductase; the encoded protein is MQSDISRRAFLRTTAAGMVAAGLPKWFVAEAEAAEAAQVAQRRPIGPNDTINIGCIGPGGRKGGFQQGLNVARWIATKPGVKLVAVCDVDATHMRDAAQSVGPDCAMYSDFRELLERKDIDAVVIGTPDHWHAVICAAAMRAGKDVYCEKPLTLTIDEGKRITRIWKQTGAVFQTGSQQRSDGQFRLACELVRNGRIGNIRRVEAHLPGGATGGPFVTKPVPTDLDWNMWLGPAPYTDYVPERTHGSFRHWLEYSGGMMTDWGAHHNDIAQWGLGTDRSGPIAVEAVGVRHFGHNCFNAFQEFEVTYTYPGGIKLVTSHKGENGVHFEGDEGWIFVSRGVLRASDPKLLEEPLPANAERLYVSNDHAANFVECMRTRKQPICDCENGHRSVSVCHLGNICLRLGGRRLEWDPVKEDFRADAEASQMVARTMRGTWSV